Genomic DNA from Schistosoma haematobium chromosome 1, whole genome shotgun sequence:
TCAATCtttatgtgtatactgtgtatATGTCAGTCACAATTCTTAAGACATACCGGCTCATAATGGAATAATGATACTAAAGCAACATATCTCAAATAATGATATGTTACACCAAGTATGTCAGTTCAAAGGCAAGGTCAAGTTTTTATAAATACCACAGGCTTTGCTTTAATAACTTACTCAAGTATGTTGATATGTCGTGGCGCACATGGAGACaaattttcatatattaaaATACTGACGTTAGCAAGACTCTAATGTCCAATATGAGCTTGGCAAGCTTTGTGGAGGTTGTGTTGCGACAAGCAATTGGTGGTCGagaatgaatgaaattgaaGTCCGGAGTAGTAAATCGAAGACATCAAGTTCGATGTATTAGTTTGTGCTTCTTGATAGTGATCCAAGATAAATCCTGGAGGTATAAGTGATGGTGTAGGACGAAGTCGTATGTTCCATAAATGTTTTCGGTGGCACATTATGGAGATACTGATAAGGAGAACCGAAAAAAATTGTTTAGGAATCCGTAGAATGTCCTTAACGCTTATATTCCTATGTAAACAAAAGgacaaaaagaagaggaaacATCCCTGCACTATGGGGATTCAGTACTGctgcatcattagtggaggacgactttggtaagacTCAAGTGTtatcgaactactttagcaaagTATACACCATAGAAGCACTCTTCCCGTCAGCGCATACAAACCtccccacacatacactggatagcgtgaccattaaagaactcgatgtctttggtttGCTAAATAAGCtggacataggtaaatccacggggcccgatgaatcgcatcctaggctactgaaggaactATCTAAATTCTTTGAGAAACCTTTAAGTATATACTTTAATCTATCCATAAAGCAGGGTCGTCTACTAAAAGATTGgaagaacgccatagtaagtcctgtcttaaaaacaggtacgaaacataaacctgagaattaccgacccgttagcttaaccagtgtggttgttaaaatcttagaaaagattattcggaaggagttGTTTCAGTACCTCGATGAAAACCGGATACTTTCGGAGaaacagcacggtttcagaataggttattcttgtctcactaacttattggTCGCTCGTAAAAGCTGGTGCGCtattaaggaccaaaagttacatGTAGACGTAGCgtacattgatttcagcaaagcttttgacaaagatTTGCACAACCGGTTGCTATGTAAGTTAATAAATGTTGGGTTTAGAGCcaatctattgatgtggataaaagacttcctagttgggcgccaACAAGGAGTACaggtgaactcaaagttgtcTAGaagggaaactgtgcttagtggagtgccccagggtacagttttggggccagtgctattcctcttgtatgtaaatgaccttcctcgtctcctatcatcatcagtcttgctatatgctgacgatgtcaagatatggagaacgatacgatgtaaggatgatagcttagaactccaaaatgacctgaagaaattatctgaatggtctcaaacctgacAGTTGctgataaatacttccaagtgtgttgtaatgcttatcggtcatcaaggtacagatacatacacgatgaataacactgagctacctgttttCCAGACACAtgatgacttaggagtcatcgttagccaagacttaaagactactgcacactgccgtgcaaaaGCCGCcgaaggttttagaaccttatggtcaatgcGTGAGGCCTTAAGTCACGACGATGCTAAAAGGTTTTTGTCTTTGTAtgcagtgttcgtacgtcctataCTTGAGTACTTCACACAAGCGGCTGGCTCCTgattaaaaaagacagtgagctttcGGAGAAGGTTCAGCGAACTGCAACTAaactgattcccggaatagtgaagcttccgtatgatgctcgactggccaaaCTAAACGTATTCCCGATGTCATATCTAAGAATTAGAGGTGACTTGATTACGGTTTTCAAATAGctcagtgataaatttgcacctgatatgccctcatttttcttgtcttccaaaacagaatttacgaggacactccaaaaaacttcacaagcccagaacaaattacttgtcagctgactatcgactttcccatcgaatcatcaatgaatggaattcattacctcaggaCGTGTTTGAGGCTCGACCCGTCGACtcttttaaaagaaagttggatcaactaagagaccaccattgccgagactaacataggccatcaagcctcctgtccctTCCAAACTGAAATTGAAAACTGAAACTTCCCGCCTTTCAGTGACTGCTGATTACACGTGTTACAACTGGTGATGGAGGTGTCTACGGAAAAACGCGACGAGAATTTAGTCGAACCCCATGTGATTCCAAACAAGGCCGCACCTAGTTCAACCCCTCGCCAACCACCACTGCTCGAAACTTCGTCAGATTACTCTGTCTGGGAATTTAAAGTTACAGCGTATCTACAGAGAGTTCCAATGTCCGAACATTTCAACTACGTCGTATCCTATTtgaatgatgaagcagtacgaAGGGCTACAGCCAATGGTTTCGTGGCAAGTAACACGCTTCCACAAAACTGAAGAATCTTAGATGACTTTCCGTGCTCGTGGACACCCAACAGGTGACGATCCAGTTCTTATCACGCCACCAAAAAGCAAGCGAGAACCCAATCGAATACCTTAATTCCATGCAGCAAATCGCAGTACAGGCATTCCCTCGTTTGGATGTCATGAGACGAGAGGAATTAGTACGTTCGTGTTTTGTCGAAGGACTGGTGCCGGGTCCACTAAGAGAACATTTTCTTCGAAGCCCACCAATTGATACACCTGACTTAAAAAGAACAACACTACGTTTCCTGGCTGCAGACAAACTAGCGAATTTATCAGATGCACATCCACCATCAGTGATGACTGTGGAACGATCCACAGAATCTAATGGCCTAGACAGTTCCCAGAGGACAATGGCTGTTGCCGACTTTTCCAGCCGCGGGCAGCCAAGTTCGAGATGGAATAGACGACCAGCATGGAGCAACTACCATGGGCGCCAAGCCGAATGTATATATTGCAAGAGGTTTGACAGGAATGCCAGAGATGCGGCCACAACCGTCCCCGTAAACCAGGTAAGCGGCGTATTTGCTATTTATCTTCTTATGTTTATCATGTCAACCCAATTAGGTTTAGGGGTAGGGCGCAGAACGTTGAGATAGAAATCTTCACAGGTGACCATATGCCACTTCGACAGCCACCTCGCAAGGTACCAGTGCACTACCAACCGCAACTGAATGCAATGATATAAGATATACTAGACAAAAAGATCATAGTTCCTTCGTCATTTCCCTGGGCATCACCTATTGTCCTAGTGAAAAAGACTCCTCTCTACGACTGCGTACATTATCGACGCCTTAATGCCATAACTAAACGTGATTCTTTTCCGCCTCCGCGGATCGATGCTACATTAGACACCTTGAAAGAAGCATGTTGGTTTTCAACTTTGAACCTAGCATCTAGATATTGGCAAGTAGAAGTCCGACCGCAAGATAGAAAGAGAACCGCATTTATAGTACCAAATGGTTTATATGAATTTCAAGTGATGCCTTTTGGATCAACGAATGCTCCGGCTACTTTCCAAAGACTAATGCAAACAGTTTTACAAGACAGAGTGCCCCACAAATGCTTGATATATCTTGACGACATTTGCTGTTGCATTTTGCCAGACCATTGGCAATAAGATCGTGTTCGACCGGACCCAAGGTCATAGTGTGGTTCAGTGTATGATCGTTAACCTTTGACTATCTGCTTAGAAAGTTTGCCAGAATCCTTGATAAAAGATAtctgatcccatcttgttgggaatacttttattgattctcagatgCCGAACAGCTATTTAGCCATTATTCTTTCTGTTGTCTTGCACGTTAGTTTGTGCTAGAGAAACTCTCGACTGTATAGCACAGATTGTAATGTGTGATGTGCTTTGTACTTCTAATATAAGTTGTTTTCTTTCTCAAGTTTTATCCGTTTGAATTGAATGTGGAGTTTTTgttttgatgtaatttaaacatgGGACACTCAAAAATGTTTGATATGCTATACATCGTATCATTAGCAACACATTTGCATCGATTAACACACAGAGGACGAAAACTTTTATGGACCAGCGAGTGTCAATAGGCGTTCGATGCTTTGAAAGCACGGTTAACCTCCCCACCTGTATTAGCCTTCCCGGATACTTCAGCAGACGGAGGCGAATATATACTTGATACGGATGCTAGTTCCTCGGCTATTGGAGCAGTAATATCACAAGTAGCTCAAGATGGACACGGAAGGGTCGTTGCTAGTCGACGACTAGATAAGAGTGAAGCACGGTATTCCACAACACGTCGAGAGATGTTGGCACTAGTAAAATCCTTACAACATTTTCGTCATTATCTACTGGGCAAACCCTTTCGTGTGCGCACGGATCACCGTGCATTACAGTGGCTCCGCTCTTTCCGCGAACCAGAAGGGCAAGTGGCACGCTGACAGGAACGGCTACAAGAGTTTGATTTCACATGCGAGTATCGACCGGGAAACTGATATACAAACGCGGATGCCCTTTCCCGAATACCTCAGACCACAGATACTGTTAACGCAATTCTTAGTATAGCTCTGGAGAATGATTGGCCCTCCCTGCAAGAAACAGATCCGGACCTGCAGATTATTTACCAAAGACAGTTACACGGAAACAATAAGCCATCTATGAAGGAGTTAAAAgatcaaccattaaaaactcGTCGAATTTGCGCTAAATGGAGCAACCTAAAACTATATGGTGACACGTTATTCCTAATTAATGAATCGAAACAACCCCTACTGATAGTACCGCGAGTGAAAGTCGAGAGCATTGTGGAGCAGGTACATCGCGAACTTGGTCATGCGGGAGAACGAAGGACTGAATACACTGTCCGTCAGCGCTTTTGGTGGCCATCCATACATGAAGATGTAGTGCAATTTTGTAAGAATTGGAACACGCGTTACCGTTTTAAATCGCCTCAGCAGACACCCCGTGCACCAATGACGCCGATGGTGACAACAGGACCACACCAGCGAGTTGGCATAGATATAATGGGACCATTGACAACGACAAAAGACGTGAATCGCTACATACTGGTTATGGTGAATTATTTCACTAAATCGTGCGAAGCAGTACCCATTCCGCAGCAAGACGCCCTTACTATTGCCCGAGCTTTTATTGATCATTGGgtgtaaaatgtgattgattcCACAATTCAGTGTAAAGAGGTTCAATCAGAGGTTTCCTCCTTAGACTCGTCTTCGTCATTTAGAATCCCAAACGTATGGACAGTCGAGAGATTACCTATGTTGCGCAGGACGGTACCAACGACGTCTCAAATGAAATCCTGGACGCATTTAAAAGACATAAGTTTTCCTAGAGTACAGGATGAGAATGTCGAACTGTTGATCGGGTGCAACGCACCGAGTGTAAACGAAATGGAAGAGGTAAGAACTGGAAAGCCGAATGAACCATTCTCCGTGAAGACTCTGTTAGGTTGGACGCTGTTCGGTCCCTATGGGGAACCCTGTAAAAGCAATCGTGTACTCAATCACCTCTCAGCTAAAGAGGAATTAGAGGATAAGTTTGAACAATCGTATTCAACTGAATTCAAAGACCGACTTAGTCGTACTTCATCGATGTCTGTGGAAGATCGCATAGCATCATCAGAATCTGCATATGGTGTCGCGGAGTATACTCGTTCCGAAGATGTCTCTCGTCAAGTTCATTGTTCGTTTTTATTAACTAAGTATAAGGTTGTTAAGCCAAAAACTGAAGCATCATCTGCTAATAAATCCAAATCAACTCTAAGAAAGCTTAAGGAAAAGAAGGACATCAAACTGAAAGTGAAGACTACGAAAAAGCCGAAGACCACTGTAACGAAGAAGCCAGTAACTAAGACCCTGAAGAAGCAGGTAGCACATATTCGCCGTGGTATCGAGGATGATGTTGAGAAAGGCGCCCTTGTACGAGTTATGAACAAGAGTAACGGTGCATCTGGTAGTTCTATAGGATCCAATGCTATTCTTAGACAGATCATGTGTAGTTGGAATCAGAATAAGACAGTAAATGCCCTTTTAGAGAGAGGTTGTGAATGGCGCTTTGAAATTCCGAGGTCTAGTCAACGAGACGGTGTATGGGGACGCATCATAAAGTCGATAAGAAGAATTCTGCGATCACTATTGTTTCAGAAGGTATTGATGGATGAGTCTTCGAGAGACTTAGTGTTATTAAACAATGTTGGCTCACTGAGAAGTCTATGGTCCAAAGCTATTGTtgaacaagtaagctatggcTTTGACGGACAAGTTCGTACGGCGAAATTGAGAACCGCAAACGAAGAAACTGCTCGCGACGTACGACGCTTATGTCTACTAGAAGGAGCCGGCTGTCTGATGGCAACGACGACCCTGGACAACGGACGTGGTGCGCGTTTCGGGGGGagtgtaaaatgtgattgatagacgaacccaccaataataagggaaacgcccaccaccacatcaactccttttgaccttgtacgactgtatctctttattaaccaatcacagtttaatgttcattgtaaaacaatattggcttgttgactcatttttcctattctctggctactgttcggtatgttatttgtctctgtttttccctgtattaatagaccgtactgtttgtttgtacactaacgatgttaatttatgttttagaaacagataaagtttatctagccaaatagcttgcttgttctgactttggctaaaccaagactctgtactcgacagtctagagattagcttagagttgaatctgtgggaaattgcttcctacatTGGGTCTTCCGTTATGGTGCCCCAGTCTCACTTCATTCCGACCAAGCTCCAGCCTTTGAAAGTCATCTCATCACTGAGATATGCCAGCTATTAGAAATCAGGAAGATACACACTACTGCATGTCACCCAGAAGGTAACGGCCTCGTGGAAAGAACAAACAGAACTACTAAAGCCATCTTACAGTCGTTAGTCAGCAGATCGTCACCTGAGTTATGGGATGATGTGCTTCCTCAATGTCTTTTAGCATGTCGTACGTCGGTACACGGGATTCTCACCTGCTATTTTACTGTTCGGGCACGAAGTACGCTTACTGGTAGAGATACAGTCGCCCCTGCTGCCCTGCGAACAACAAGAGCATGTACTGTACATACGTACTCTCCGCAACCGCCTAGCTGATTCAGACCGCCTGGTCAACATTAAATTGCGCAAGGCTAACGGACACCCAAAAGACATGTATGATCGTCAGGTGCAAGGACCGATGTATACAGTCGGAGATCGCGTCTGACTACGCCGCCCCATGACATCGCTAGGGAGTTGCAGTAAATTCCACCAGCTCTGGTAAGGTCCTTTCGAAATTGTCCTCATCTGATCCCCCACTACGTTTGTATTGCGTAACATACAACGACCTAAGGACGACGTGATAACGGTACACTACAACCAAATAAAACCGGATCGGATGACAGTCCCCTTCGATGCTCAGTTCGCCGACCCACCGCCGGCCACTAGATTTTATGAAGCACCATCAGAAGGAGGAACAGCATACCCATGCCCAAGACCAGGCACTGAGGACAGTGCCTCATTAGGAGAGAGGGCGATGTAACGGGGTTAGAATCATCATGTATGGTGTTGTTAATAGattctgtttttctttctattgcagGGCAACCAAGAATAgatgctttagaag
This window encodes:
- a CDS encoding hypothetical protein (EggNog:ENOG410VD12~COG:S) gives rise to the protein MLRRTVPTTSQMKSWTHLKDISFPRVQDENVELLIGCNAPSVNEMEEVRTGKPNEPFSVKTLLGWTLFGPYGEPCKSNRVLNHLSAKEELEDKFEQSYSTEFKDRLSRTSSMSVEDRIASSESAYGVAEYTRSEDVSRQVHCSFLLTKYKVVKPKTEASSANKSKSTLRKLKEKKDIKLKVKTTKKPKTTVTKKPVTKTLKKQVAHIRRGIEDDVEKGALVRVMNKSNGASGSSIGSNAILRQIMCSWNQNKTVNALLERGCEWRFEIPRSSQRDGVWGRIIKSIRRILRSLLFQKVLMDESSRDLVLLNNVGSLRSLWSKAIVEQVSYGFDGQVRTAKLRTANEETARDVRRLCLLEGAGCLMATTTLDNGRGARFGGSVKCD